A stretch of DNA from Chlorogloeopsis sp. ULAP01:
GCGAATAAGTTGAATTTATTCCCTCAGACTTCTAGTCTGAGGCTACACAAACAAAGTCTACGGAGGCAGGTTAAATACCTTAAATACAAAAATTCTATCTACCTCACCGAAAATGCTTCGCTAAACCTGCGAGTCACCGGCTCTAAGATAAAAGTTAAAACTGACTTTTGGCGAGTGACTATTTCGCCACTCGCAGCCATACCTGGAGTAAATGCTACTTCTTTACCCCGCACCATCATCGAATGTTTGTTCAGTTTAATTCTGGTGGGAAAAACTAAGCCCAATTCCTTATCTACAATGGCATTTGGGCTAACTTGTACTACTTCGCCATCGACTGTGCCAAATTCCTGAAAAGGAAAAGTCGCCATTTTGACTTTTGCCTTCATTCCCTCACGAATAAAGCCAATGTCACGGTTGAGGACTTTGACTTCCAGGAGTAGTTCTTCCCCATCTGGTAGAATAGACAGCAATTCTTCACCTGCTTGTACAGGGCCTTTTGTGGCTTTGATTCCGTAAATTGTTCCAGATACGGGAGCTTCAATAGTCTCCTTTTGGCGTTGCTTTTGTGCCTGTTCTAACTGCCCTTGAACGTTGGTTAGTTCTTCTTTACGCTTATTAATTTGGGTTAAAATTTCGCTTTGACGTTCTGATGCTAAACGCTGTGCCTGAGTGCGAGCTGCTTGATATGCTGCTTGTGCTTGCAGAATTTCTTGCTTTTGGGCATCAATATCTTTTGCTAGGGATGTAACTTTATCTTGGGCTTCTGTAAGTTTATTTTGGGCGTTAGTGACTTCATCGTTTGCTCTGGTGATTTCGGCATTTGCACGGTTGAGTCTATCTTGCGCCTCCAGATAATCTAATCGCGGTACGGCACCAGAACCTGTAAGAGTACGAAGGCTTTGTTCTCTTTGTTGGGCGATCGCTAGGTTGTTAACTACTTTTTCTTGGATTTTGCGAGCGTTAGCGAGGTTAGTTTTGGCATTAGCGA
This window harbors:
- a CDS encoding HlyD family efflux transporter periplasmic adaptor subunit, translating into MRYSLAANPAQARQTKQRFAKPDEQLSYELGKAVQELPPLYTRFLAGTISVIVFGAIGWAHFSQIDEVARASGDLIASTQVRPVTSLGNGSIVTVKVKEGDRVNKGQILIERDPDLQEADVARLAKSTNLIQQDLRRLDAERTGVTNTGTQLQDELLTSRLQDYKARQTAAEAEANRQAALIEQAKVRLTRLQDNLVNARTSVANAKTNLANARKIQEKVVNNLAIAQQREQSLRTLTGSGAVPRLDYLEAQDRLNRANAEITRANDEVTNAQNKLTEAQDKVTSLAKDIDAQKQEILQAQAAYQAARTQAQRLASERQSEILTQINKRKEELTNVQGQLEQAQKQRQKETIEAPVSGTIYGIKATKGPVQAGEELLSILPDGEELLLEVKVLNRDIGFIREGMKAKVKMATFPFQEFGTVDGEVVQVSPNAIVDKELGLVFPTRIKLNKHSMMVRGKEVAFTPGMAASGEIVTRQKSVLTFILEPVTRRFSEAFSVR